In Methanolacinia paynteri, the following proteins share a genomic window:
- a CDS encoding segregation/condensation protein A, translated as MDEEPVEILVRMAESGEIDPWNIDIVEVTDRFLSELERMQKLDLRISGRTLFFASTLLRMKSEYLDEPEVSGSEQEGDYYEDDYGFDEEGEYSFGDVAEPIDRLEREIQRRIKRKKQRKRPVTLFELIKELKTAEKMQRRRQRRRPSPELEFFFEADDIVSVAHEEDFEDIADKIYSCFEDMEAKSGEVTLSAVCGELRKDVRTIYIPLLFLMLEQKIILKQKEFFGEIYLIRWQIDFSDD; from the coding sequence ATGGATGAGGAGCCTGTCGAAATTTTGGTCCGGATGGCCGAATCCGGTGAGATTGATCCCTGGAACATAGATATAGTCGAAGTCACGGATCGGTTTTTATCCGAGCTTGAACGGATGCAGAAGCTGGATCTGCGGATATCCGGCCGGACTCTCTTTTTTGCGTCGACCCTTCTCAGGATGAAGTCCGAGTACCTGGATGAGCCCGAAGTCTCCGGGTCGGAACAGGAGGGCGATTATTACGAGGACGATTATGGTTTTGACGAGGAGGGTGAGTATTCATTCGGGGATGTTGCAGAGCCGATAGACAGGCTCGAACGTGAGATCCAGAGGAGGATCAAGAGGAAGAAGCAGAGAAAGAGGCCTGTTACCCTCTTCGAACTTATCAAAGAGCTGAAGACTGCCGAAAAGATGCAGCGCCGGAGGCAGAGGAGAAGGCCGTCTCCGGAGTTGGAATTCTTCTTCGAGGCCGATGATATCGTCAGTGTCGCTCACGAGGAGGATTTTGAGGACATCGCGGATAAGATCTATTCATGTTTCGAGGATATGGAGGCCAAATCCGGCGAAGTAACGCTTTCTGCCGTCTGCGGTGAACTCAGGAAGGATGTGCGCACGATTTACATCCCGCTTCTTTTTCTGATGCTTGAGCAGAAGATAATCCTGAAACAGAAGGAATTTTTTGGGGAAATTTATCTTATACGGTGGCAAATCGATTTTTCTGATGATTGA